A genomic segment from Acyrthosiphon pisum isolate AL4f chromosome A3, pea_aphid_22Mar2018_4r6ur, whole genome shotgun sequence encodes:
- the LOC100166950 gene encoding MAGE-like protein 2 → MASGAMIQVAFLGLLVVSTAFADVKPVNKNEKKRDTLFNPSFSFGAKTFGSSTPAPFAFGSSFSSTASPFKSVSYSSTPAPFAFGNSFASNAYSNAAAAQSFDAASFIGSSTPAPFYDGSFGSSTPAALIGSSTPAALIGSSTPAPFVSGAALSDASFAYSSTPASILAGGASPVGSSNPEAVLLNRSPAFATSYGSYYSGFAPSYSQGTIIKSDSISRDAVEVPAVANAPAPHHEVTIHKEVPVPYYVQVEKRVPYPVYVRVPHPYTVTVEKHVPYAVQVNVDRPINVPQPYPVEVEKRVPYPVEKPVPYEVKVPVDRPYAVPVPVEKPVPYAVEKPVPYPVRVNVDRPYPVEKPVPYPVAVEKPVPYAVEKKVPYPVEKLVPYAVEKRVPYPVRYEVPVNVPVPVEVKVPVSVDRPVPYPVEKRVPYPVQVPVEVKVPVQVAAPVQRFATVHYYQQSPVALGYESSQALIGQSGYKAFSSGLAQGSGSAFYSSIPSSGSAFYNSVPSSDSAFYSSTPASGSALFSSTASPISSYSSTASPISAYSSTASPAGFFGSNVVQDGFAGSSAAPFSFGEQSFFGSSTPAPFNTFSADSASSDASSLLKSASIGSESQETVAIGGASSKSQELKADNIDVIKK, encoded by the exons ATGGCGTCCGGTGCTATG atccaAGTAGCTTTTCTAGGACTCCTAGTTGTGTCCACCGCGTTTGCGGACGTCAAACCGGTAAATAAGAATGAAAAGAAAAGAGACACCTTATTCAACCCATCATTCTCATTCGGTGCCAAAACTTTTGGCTCGTCAACTCCAGCTCCATTTGCGTTTGGCAGCTCCTTCTCGTCCACTGCTTCACCATTCAAATCCGTTTCTTACAGCTCCACACCAGCTCCGTTCGCATTCGGTAACTCTTTTGCGTCAAATGCTTACTCCAACGCAGCCGCAGCTCAATCTTTCGATGCAGCATCATTCATTGGATCTTCCACACCTGCTCCATTCTACGATGGATCTTTCGGATCTTCCACCCCAGCTGCTCTAATTGGTTCATCTACACCTGCTGCTCTAATTGGTTCGTCTACACCAGCACCTTTCGTATCAGGTGCCGCACTATCGGACGCAAGCTTTGCATATTCTTCCACCCCGGCTTCAATTTTAGCAGGTGGAGCTTCGCCTGTTGGTTCATCTAACCCAGAAGCGGTTCTTTTAAATAGGTCACCAGCTTTTGCTACATCATATGGATCATACTATTCAGGTTTTGCCCCGTCTTACTCTCAAGGAACAATCATCAAGTCTGACTCAATTAGCCGCGATGCGGTTGAAGTTCCAGCTGTAGCTAACGCCCCTGCTCCCCACCATGAAGTTACCATCCATAAGGAAGTTCCAGTTCCATACTACGTCCAAGTTGAAAAGAGAGTGCCATACCCCGTTTACGTTCGTGTACCACACCCATACACGGTCACTGTAGAAAAACACGTGCCATACGCAGTGCAAGTTAATGTAGACCGTCCAATTAACGTTCCTCAGCCATATCCAGTCGAAGTTGAAAAGAGAGTGCCGTACCCAGTTGAAAAGCCAGTACCTTATGAAGTGAAAGTCCCAGTCGACAGGCCGTACGCAGTTCCTGTTCCAGTCGAGAAACCCGTCCCATACGCAGTTGAAAAACCCGTGCCTTACCCAGTGAGAGTAAATGTTGACAGACCTTACCCCGTGGAAAAACCAGTGCCATACCCAGTTGCTGTCGAAAAGCCAGTGCCATACGCCGTAGAAAAAAAAGTGCCATACCCAGTAGAAAAATTAGTCCCATATGCCGTTGAAAAGAGGGTTCCCTATCCAGTAAGGTACGAAGTTCCAGTTAATGTTCCAGTTCCAGTGGAAGTTAAGGTTCCAGTATCTGTGGACAGACCCGTCCCATATCCAGTAGAAAAGAGAGTTCCATACCCAGTCCAAGTTCCAGTTGAAGTTAAGGTCCCAGTCCAGGTTGCTGCTCCAGTTCAACGTTTCGCCACTGTCCACTATTATCAACAATCGCCGGTCGCTTTAGGATATGAATCCAGTCAAGCTCTTATTGGCCAATCTGGTTACAAAGCGTTCTCATCTGGTTTGGCTCAAGGTTCCGGAAGTGCATTCTACAGCTCTATCCCATCTTCTGGCAGTGCATTCTACAACTCTGTTCCATCATCTGACAGTGCATTCTACAGCTCTACTCCAGCGTCTGGAAGTGCATTATTCAGCTCTACAGCTAGCCCAATAAGCTCATACAGCTCTACCGCTAGCCCAATAAGTGCATACAGCTCAACTGCCAGCCCGGCTGGTTTCTTTGGCTCAAACGTCGTCCAAGATGGTTTCGCTGGTTCATCCGCGGCTCCATTCAGTTTCGGTGAACAATCTTTCTTCGGATCTTCGACACCAGCTCCATTCAACACTTTCTCCGCTGATTCAGCATCATCTGACGCATCATCTCTATTAAAGTCAGCTAGCATTGGATCTGAAAGTCAAGAGACAGTCGCCATCGGAGGTGCATCTTCGAAGTCACAGGAATTGAAAGCTGACAACATTGACGTTATTAAGAAATAG